A genome region from Megalobrama amblycephala isolate DHTTF-2021 linkage group LG16, ASM1881202v1, whole genome shotgun sequence includes the following:
- the LOC125249001 gene encoding SH2B adapter protein 2 encodes MNGDGAPSSPEHSSCTLPDWKEFCELHARASAADFAYKFRRFISENPCYDSPGADANFSQHFAQHFLTCFSAALDQVQGFGSPGDTSAPKYSIVPFVGIQSCTLPFSHDLYHRRKDVGASSESLDSMDSGGGGASGQEQQTPTRKMATVSQSRSSEDVSLGRRKARFKKGFSLRNMSLSVVDGVKEIWHRRASPEPDPSGSSRRTNGAESMGSEHWSQKLRLPRASQGHKAELLEIQREGALRYMVADDTNCMGAAQWQKCRLLLRKTAGTYMDTGEKFQLEFYVPPKSSKPKVSVPLSAIVEVRTTMPLEMPDKDNTFVLKVENGAEYILETIDSLQKNSWVADIQDCIDPGDSGDDIELASCALVQPPKDFTLVSSCSCELLCDGSHRGSERLCSIAVDQLTAAHCQELPVTQHPSHVPLERFLQSPEAQNTDTPASGSPGETPRDVEGDASLAGYPWFHGTLSRVRAAQLVLAGGARSHGLFVIRQSETRPGEYVLTFNFQGKAKHLRLSVNDSGQCHVHHLWFQTVADMLRHFHAHPIPLESGGSTDITLRSFVQVQRSPTDVAAPHVPAPPRDTAVCRAEPPQSTHQLSGAPSDTALSSSSSSSPMAQPAAGGLHSRSNSAERLLEPAAANEDYHDSDGSRRTRAVENQYSFY; translated from the exons ATGAACGGCGACGGGGCTCCCAGCAGCCCGGAGCACTCCTCCTGCACGCTGCCCGATTGGAAGGAGTTCTGTGAGCTGCACGCACGAGCTTCCGCAGCCGATTTTGCCTACAAATTCCGGCGATTCATTAGTGAGAACCCATGCTACGACTCGCCCGGTGCTGACGCCAACTTTTCGCAACACTTTGCGCAACACTTCTTGACCTGCTTCTCTGCCGCCCTCGACCAGGTTCAAGGTTTTGGCTCTCCGGGCGACACCTCCGCTCCTAAGTACAGCATCGTGCCCTTTGTGGGAATACAGAGTTGCACATTGCCCTTCAGCCACGACCTCTACCATCGGCGCAAAGACGTGGGGGCCTCGAGCGAGTCTCTGGATAGCATGGACAGCGGAGGGGGTGGAGCCAGCGGACAGGAACAGCAAACGCCCACCCGCAAGATGGCAACCGTGAGCCAGTCCAGAAGTTCGGAAGACGTGTCGCTGGGGCGTCGAAAGGCGCGCTTCAAGAAGGGCTTTTCCCTGCGCAACATGAGTCTGAGCGTGGTGGACGGGGTGAAGGAGATCTGGCACCGCAGGGCCTCTCCAGAACCAGACCCTTCGGGGAGCTCCAGGAGGACCAACGGAGCAGAGTCCATGGGGTCCGAACACTGGAGCCAGAAGCTACGGCTACCGCGGGCCTCTCAGGGCCACAAGGCGGAACTGTTGGAGATCCAGAGGGAGGGTGCACTCAGATACATGGTGGCCGATGACACTAACTGTATGGGGGCGGCACAGTGGCAGAAATGCAGGTTACTGCTGAGGAAGACGGCAGGCACGTACATGGACACTGGAGAGAAGTTCCAGCTTGAGTTCTACGTTCCACCAAAG TCATCTAAACCCAAAGTGAGCGTCCCTCTGTCTGCTATTGTGGAGGTGAGGACCACCATGCCTCTAGAGATGCCTGACAAAGACAACACGTTTGTGCTCAAG GTAGAAAATGGTGCTGAGTACATTTTGGAAACCATCGACTCGTTGCAGAAGAACTCGTGGGTCGCAGACATCCAGGACTGTATAGACCCTGG GGACAGCGGCGATGACATCGAGCTGGCGTCGTGTGCTCTCGTCCAGCCACCCAAAGACTTCACGCTGGTGTCCTCCTGCAGCTGCGAGCTGCTGTGTGATG GTTCTCATCGGGGCTCTGAGAGGTTGTGCTCTATTGCTGTGGATCAGTTGACTGCTGCCCACTGCCAGGAGCTGCCCGTCACCCAGCACCCCTCACATGTGCCGCTAGAGCGATTCCTGCAGTCCCCAGAGGCCCAGAACACAGACACACCGGCATCAG GAAGTCCAGGTGAAACGCCGAGGGATGTGGAAGGAGATGCCAGTTTGGCGGGTTACCCATGGTTCCACGGGACCCTGTCGCGGGTGCGGGCGGCCCAGCTCGTTCTCGCCGGCGGTGCACGCAGTCACGGTTTGTTTGTGATCCGTCAGAGCGAGACACGTCCTGGAGAATACGTCCTCACCTTCAACTTCCAGGGCAAAGCCAAG CACCTGCGGTTGTCTGTGAATGACAGCGGTCAGTGTCACGTGCATCACCTGTGGTTCCAGACGGTGGCCGACATGTTGCGGCACTTCCACGCGCACCCCATCCCTCTGGAGTCTGGTGGCTCCACCGACATCACACTGCGCTCATTCGTACAGGTCCAGCGCTCTCCCACAG ATGTGGCAGCTCCTCATGTCCCAGCCCCCCCGCGGGACACCGCTGTCTGTCGGGCAGAACCGCCCCAGTCGACACATCAGCTGTCCGGCGCTCCGTCAGACACGGCGCTGTCGTCCAGCTCGTCCTCGTCGCCGATGGCCCAGCCGGCCGCAGGAGGCCTCCACAGCCGCAGCAACAGTGCCGAGAGGCTGCTGGAACCTGCCGCCGCCAACGAAGACTACCACGACAGCGACGGCTCGCGGCGGACTAGAGCTGTGGAGAACCAGTACTCCTTCTACTGA